A region from the Flexistipes sp. genome encodes:
- a CDS encoding beta-ketoacyl-[acyl-carrier-protein] synthase family protein, which produces MRVVVTGMQAITPVGLNLRQSWCNLQKSVSGISTITLFNPSLIKCRIAGEVKGFQPDDFIDKKMINRLDRMQQLFQAVSIMAAEDGELANFSVHDPYRFSVIGASALGTPSTFEHNFNLYNEEKIKKISPFFIVNQSANTSAGFVAAMYNAKGPQRFLQEACSSGTNAIGLAYKMIKGEEIDLAIVTASEAGITPAIMAGLERLGATVGDKWNSEPEKASRPFDAQRCGFVPSEGAGSLILESRKHALKRGAKIYAEICGFGSTCDAYHPTAQNPDAESVSKCMESALNDASISYENIGFINAHGTSTPSNDFIETKGIKKVFKDKSYNIPITANKSAVGHMWAASGIVETIFTIKSLIENIIPPIMNLENSDKDCDLDYVRGVCKKINADYALKNSFGFGGTNGSLIIKSCSEKAMGGYNE; this is translated from the coding sequence ATGCGGGTCGTAGTTACCGGGATGCAGGCAATAACCCCTGTCGGTCTTAATTTAAGACAAAGTTGGTGTAATCTTCAAAAAAGTGTTTCCGGCATTTCCACCATTACTCTTTTTAATCCATCTCTTATAAAGTGCCGTATTGCCGGTGAAGTAAAAGGTTTTCAGCCGGATGATTTTATTGATAAAAAGATGATAAATCGTCTGGACAGGATGCAGCAGCTTTTCCAGGCAGTTTCAATTATGGCGGCCGAAGATGGGGAGCTTGCAAATTTTTCTGTTCACGATCCGTACAGGTTTTCCGTCATTGGTGCCAGTGCATTAGGTACACCTTCAACGTTTGAGCATAATTTTAATTTATATAATGAAGAAAAAATAAAAAAAATATCTCCTTTTTTTATAGTTAATCAGTCTGCAAATACCTCCGCCGGTTTTGTTGCCGCTATGTACAATGCCAAAGGTCCGCAGCGTTTTTTACAGGAGGCATGTTCTTCGGGTACAAATGCAATAGGTCTTGCATATAAAATGATAAAGGGTGAAGAAATTGATCTGGCGATAGTAACAGCTTCGGAGGCGGGAATTACTCCGGCAATTATGGCAGGGCTGGAGAGGTTAGGAGCCACAGTTGGAGATAAATGGAATTCAGAACCTGAGAAAGCTTCCAGACCTTTCGATGCTCAAAGGTGCGGTTTTGTTCCTTCAGAAGGAGCGGGCAGTCTTATCCTGGAATCCCGTAAACATGCACTTAAAAGGGGCGCAAAAATATATGCTGAAATTTGCGGTTTTGGATCCACATGCGATGCCTATCATCCTACTGCACAGAATCCGGATGCTGAAAGTGTGTCAAAATGTATGGAGTCAGCGTTAAATGATGCCAGTATATCTTATGAAAATATTGGGTTTATTAATGCTCACGGCACATCAACTCCAAGCAATGATTTTATTGAGACAAAAGGAATAAAGAAGGTATTCAAAGACAAGTCTTATAACATTCCTATAACGGCTAACAAGTCTGCGGTTGGACATATGTGGGCTGCGTCAGGAATTGTGGAAACTATTTTTACCATTAAATCTCTCATAGAAAATATTATTCCTCCTATTATGAACCTTGAAAATAGTGACAAAGATTGTGATCTGGATTATGTCCGTGGTGTCTGCAAAAAGATCAATGCCGATTACGCTTTGAAAAACTCATTCGGTTTTGGAGGCACTAACGGTTCTTTAATCATAAAGAGCTGTTCAGAGAAAGCAATGGGAGGTTACAATGAGTAG
- a CDS encoding class I adenylate-forming enzyme family protein, whose protein sequence is MSSYNVKRFRNFFEENFAYIKNIMRNVERYPDYTALIDGESGEVWSYAQLNETVNRLANAFLAKGVSSGDVVIYQLLNRPEFVFIYLACQKIGAVNCPVNFRLASGETALILEDSRPKMFLYDEAFADESEKALEVSRYKPEFSFKIKSADFSKLYNDSSTKEPNTTFTPGAFEEVTRLYTSGTTGLPKGVPLNNINEILTAHDVIMHLGLSDKDRLLNLSPWFHRGGIHIGGPNPGLYAGASLVAMKGFLPKEALDIIQKYSVSVVIGVPTMFTLMLEEQEKKKNDLSSLRAVVSMGAPLEKKLCTKMQEVFTPNVYNGYGTSETFWNTLLKPKDLPEMAGSAGKSCVFDSIRVVKVYEDKLAEPADTVANNNEEVGEVIIQTFKTSMDYFKKPEEVKHKFYKGWFYTGDLAVWNSKRYISIRGRKDDMINVGGENIYPTQIEEAINECDLVSDCAVVGVYDEKRGNSIAAYVVGKNENILLDELKVFIKNHPMIPVYKRPRYYRIIEELPMTATGKKQHYKLREQAKEDLEKGLLLR, encoded by the coding sequence ATGAGTAGTTATAATGTCAAAAGATTCAGAAATTTTTTTGAGGAAAACTTTGCTTACATAAAAAACATCATGCGCAATGTTGAAAGATACCCGGACTATACGGCTTTAATCGATGGTGAAAGTGGAGAAGTCTGGTCTTACGCACAGCTTAACGAGACAGTAAACAGGCTTGCAAACGCTTTTTTAGCCAAAGGAGTATCATCTGGAGATGTTGTGATTTACCAACTGCTTAATCGCCCTGAATTTGTATTTATCTATCTTGCATGTCAAAAAATTGGGGCTGTAAACTGTCCGGTCAACTTCAGGCTGGCATCGGGAGAAACAGCATTAATTCTGGAGGATTCACGGCCCAAAATGTTTTTGTATGATGAGGCTTTTGCTGATGAGAGTGAAAAAGCTCTGGAAGTTTCACGTTATAAACCGGAGTTTAGCTTCAAAATAAAATCAGCAGATTTTTCAAAATTATATAATGATTCTTCTACAAAAGAACCAAATACAACATTTACTCCCGGTGCATTTGAAGAAGTAACAAGATTGTACACTTCCGGCACGACTGGTTTGCCGAAAGGCGTACCTTTAAATAACATAAATGAAATCTTAACTGCACATGATGTTATAATGCATTTGGGATTAAGTGACAAAGACCGCCTTTTAAATTTATCTCCCTGGTTTCACAGGGGAGGAATTCACATTGGTGGACCTAACCCCGGATTGTATGCGGGGGCTTCTTTGGTTGCTATGAAGGGATTTTTGCCGAAAGAAGCACTCGATATTATCCAGAAATACTCCGTTTCCGTTGTAATTGGTGTTCCTACTATGTTTACATTAATGCTTGAAGAGCAGGAGAAAAAGAAAAATGACCTGAGTTCTTTAAGAGCTGTTGTAAGCATGGGAGCACCACTGGAGAAAAAATTATGTACAAAAATGCAGGAAGTATTTACACCCAATGTATATAATGGATACGGGACTTCCGAGACGTTTTGGAATACGCTGCTTAAGCCGAAAGATTTACCTGAAATGGCCGGATCAGCTGGAAAGTCGTGTGTTTTTGATTCAATAAGAGTTGTGAAGGTCTATGAGGATAAACTTGCCGAACCGGCTGATACAGTGGCCAATAATAATGAAGAAGTGGGGGAAGTTATAATACAGACATTTAAAACTTCAATGGACTATTTCAAGAAACCGGAAGAGGTGAAACATAAGTTTTATAAAGGCTGGTTTTACACAGGAGATCTTGCGGTTTGGAATTCAAAAAGATACATATCCATACGAGGTCGTAAAGACGACATGATAAATGTGGGCGGAGAGAACATCTATCCAACCCAGATTGAAGAAGCCATTAACGAATGCGATTTGGTTAGTGATTGTGCTGTGGTGGGTGTTTATGATGAAAAACGCGGTAACAGTATTGCCGCTTATGTGGTGGGGAAAAATGAGAATATTTTATTGGATGAACTTAAAGTTTTCATAAAAAATCATCCTATGATTCCTGTATATAAAAGGCCGCGGTACTATAGAATTATTGAAGAACTACCTATGACCGCCACAGGCAAAAAACAGCACTATAAATTAAGAGAACAGGCAAAAGAAGACCTCGAAAAAGGCCTGCTTTTAAGATAA
- a CDS encoding MFS transporter, producing the protein MLTDISINSRLFKATILSLSLLTIMAGAVVSPALANIAHAFSEEPYWKIKLVLTMPALFIIVFALLNGKIALLFSKKKVTLVALILYILGGAGGGLSTNLEMLLVFRALLGISVGLLMPLATGLIADFYSGDTRANLMGKSTATSNLGGIIGTLISGFLAEITWQASFTVYLLAVPVFIMALIFLKDPEAPKSVNTTPLSLLKRPLLVSWMFMAFLTMIIFYTVPVNIAIYIEQMNFGESSLSGVAVSLLTGAGFVAGLSFSKAAKFFSRFFLSFCYFMISAGFLLIIYSPNTFVLLTSLFVVGLGLGWTVPNIFTEAVNSVPDGYGVAAMGFITPSIFLGQFFSPIAVDFAYKLAGLSNIKGPFIIAFVFSLVTFVAITFFNSKIHRKRLS; encoded by the coding sequence ATGCTTACAGATATTTCAATAAACTCCAGACTGTTTAAAGCCACAATACTGTCCCTTTCCCTGCTTACCATAATGGCGGGAGCTGTGGTTTCACCGGCGCTTGCCAATATTGCTCATGCTTTCAGTGAAGAGCCGTACTGGAAAATCAAGCTTGTGCTTACAATGCCAGCACTTTTTATAATTGTTTTCGCGCTGCTTAACGGCAAAATAGCTTTACTTTTCAGCAAAAAAAAAGTCACCCTCGTTGCTCTTATTTTATATATTTTGGGAGGAGCAGGCGGCGGATTGTCAACCAATCTGGAGATGCTCCTTGTTTTTAGAGCCTTGCTGGGAATTTCAGTTGGACTGTTAATGCCCTTGGCAACAGGCCTGATAGCAGATTTCTATTCAGGTGACACCCGTGCCAATTTGATGGGCAAATCCACAGCCACTTCGAATCTCGGTGGAATTATAGGCACCTTAATTTCAGGTTTTCTCGCTGAAATAACCTGGCAGGCGAGTTTTACAGTTTACCTGCTTGCAGTTCCTGTATTCATAATGGCTCTCATTTTTTTAAAAGACCCCGAGGCACCGAAGTCGGTCAACACCACACCGCTTTCACTTTTGAAACGGCCTTTGCTGGTAAGTTGGATGTTTATGGCTTTTCTCACAATGATAATCTTTTATACCGTACCTGTTAATATTGCCATTTATATAGAACAAATGAATTTCGGGGAATCATCACTATCCGGTGTAGCAGTATCTCTCCTGACAGGCGCAGGTTTTGTCGCCGGACTTTCTTTTTCTAAAGCAGCAAAATTTTTCAGCCGTTTTTTCCTTTCCTTCTGTTATTTTATGATTAGCGCAGGATTTCTATTAATAATCTACTCCCCAAACACATTCGTATTACTGACAAGTCTTTTTGTGGTGGGGTTAGGACTTGGTTGGACTGTTCCCAATATTTTCACAGAAGCCGTAAACAGTGTTCCGGACGGCTACGGCGTTGCAGCTATGGGATTTATTACCCCCTCTATATTCCTGGGTCAGTTTTTCAGTCCCATTGCAGTTGATTTCGCATATAAACTGGCCGGATTGAGTAATATAAAAGGACCTTTTATTATCGCATTCGTATTTTCACTGGTAACATTCGTTGCCATTACTTTTTTCAACTCAAAAATACACCGAAAAAGATTATCTTAA
- a CDS encoding VIT1/CCC1 transporter family protein, whose translation MEKIKLDQETKNSLINAQKNEISEYFLYHKIAGGLKDEQNKRLLKDIAEDELRHYKFLKSVTGKDVKPDRFKIFLYFWITKIFGLTFGIKLLERGEETAAKAYEKLGETLPEAVDIKQEEDEHEHTLLNMIKEERLEYVGSIVLGLNDALVELTGALAGLTFALQNAGLIALTGLITGIAASFSMAASEYLSTAAENSKKYAVKSAIYTGTAYILTVFLLILPYLLMHNPFLSLLTTLIIAILIIAFFNFYVSVAKDFNFIKRFTEMSAISLGVALLTFIISFGIRSFWGIEI comes from the coding sequence TTGGAAAAAATAAAGCTGGATCAGGAAACAAAAAATTCATTGATAAATGCTCAAAAAAATGAAATCTCCGAGTATTTTTTGTATCATAAAATAGCCGGCGGACTGAAAGATGAGCAAAATAAACGGCTATTAAAAGATATTGCTGAAGATGAACTGAGGCACTACAAATTTTTGAAGTCTGTTACCGGCAAAGATGTAAAACCGGACAGGTTTAAGATTTTTTTATATTTCTGGATTACAAAAATTTTTGGACTGACATTTGGAATAAAATTGTTGGAAAGAGGGGAGGAAACAGCTGCAAAAGCTTATGAGAAACTCGGTGAAACCCTTCCTGAAGCTGTTGATATTAAACAGGAAGAGGATGAGCATGAACATACGCTCCTTAATATGATAAAAGAGGAAAGGCTGGAGTATGTCGGCTCCATTGTGCTGGGGTTGAATGATGCTCTGGTTGAGCTGACCGGAGCACTTGCAGGACTTACGTTTGCGTTGCAAAATGCCGGTCTTATAGCACTTACCGGTCTTATTACAGGCATTGCGGCATCATTTTCCATGGCAGCTTCGGAATATCTTTCAACTGCTGCTGAAAACAGCAAAAAATACGCTGTAAAATCTGCTATTTATACAGGTACAGCTTATATTTTAACAGTTTTTTTGCTGATTTTGCCATATCTGCTGATGCACAATCCCTTTTTGTCTCTGCTTACTACGCTTATCATAGCCATTCTGATAATAGCGTTTTTTAACTTTTATGTTTCAGTTGCCAAAGATTTTAATTTTATCAAACGTTTTACTGAAATGAGCGCTATAAGTCTCGGAGTTGCGTTACTGACTTTTATTATAAGCTTCGGTATAAGAAGCTTCTGGGGGATAGAAATATAA
- a CDS encoding CBS domain-containing protein — protein sequence MSTVKDILSKKVSQVYTVSPEKTVFEALKIMSDEDIGALIVTEGDNVKGIFSERDYARKVILKGKSSKELKVSDIMTTDVLFVTPKNTVEECMALMTEKRIRHLPVLENKKLTGLVSIGDIVKQVISDHKFTIKELEKYISGDIAG from the coding sequence ATGAGTACTGTAAAAGACATTCTGTCAAAAAAAGTGAGCCAGGTTTATACCGTTTCCCCGGAGAAAACTGTTTTTGAAGCACTAAAGATTATGAGTGATGAAGACATCGGTGCGCTGATAGTTACGGAAGGAGACAACGTTAAAGGAATTTTTTCCGAAAGGGATTATGCGAGAAAAGTTATTCTTAAAGGCAAATCATCAAAAGAGCTCAAAGTTTCCGATATTATGACAACCGACGTCTTATTTGTAACACCCAAAAACACTGTTGAAGAATGCATGGCATTGATGACAGAAAAACGTATCAGACATCTGCCGGTTCTGGAAAACAAAAAACTAACAGGACTTGTATCCATAGGAGATATTGTCAAGCAGGTTATTTCAGATCATAAGTTTACCATAAAAGAGCTGGAAAAATATATTTCCGGAGATATTGCAGGATAA
- a CDS encoding cupin domain-containing protein — protein MLKLIKHSQAENYEPEKDWKRTSLCNEADISIEHFIKPPKHSSPRHKHPNAQVLYVLQGKLSVVDSNNNTEYVEEGDCIYIPGDETHIVTNELDDISSGLDIFVPGRSFDFWLKNKKGGNL, from the coding sequence ATGCTGAAATTAATCAAGCATTCCCAGGCTGAAAACTATGAGCCCGAAAAAGACTGGAAAAGAACAAGCCTTTGCAACGAAGCAGATATATCAATTGAGCATTTCATAAAACCGCCCAAGCATTCATCGCCCAGGCACAAACATCCAAATGCACAGGTTTTGTATGTGCTTCAGGGAAAACTGTCCGTAGTGGACTCAAACAACAATACTGAATATGTGGAAGAGGGAGACTGTATATATATCCCCGGAGACGAAACCCATATCGTCACAAATGAACTGGATGATATATCGTCAGGACTTGACATATTTGTTCCGGGCAGATCATTCGATTTTTGGCTTAAAAATAAAAAAGGAGGTAACTTATGA
- a CDS encoding YbfB/YjiJ family MFS transporter, which produces MTDYFKENVTATLGGMASLIVFLGFGRFAYTPIIPYMQAGAGMSDTLAGAVASTNYLGYLLGTLVFIFFNKMRYILFVISLAAIAVSSVAMGFTSSPLLWHLLRFIAGFACAVGFILSTAMLFDYLAGRNAVRYMGWHYSGVGTGIAISGVIVPVFGMIGGWKGAWIMTGITAGIISIFAIFLIKSSPEYISKKSDRVTNSSEFKRKKEFWLLSIAYFMEGFGYVIIGTFMVAAAQNYLGESGVSYIGWIVVGIFAAPSTIFWFYVSGKTGFPLALIYAYTVQLAGLVLFVSLQNTIAVFIAAITFGGTFMGIVSMSVTFGKELWVERSTQAVAILTTFFSVGQIIGPFVAGFLSDVYNSFTYPLLLSCVALLFGLIFLLYLKKSGGNYAVCKH; this is translated from the coding sequence ATGACGGATTATTTTAAAGAGAATGTGACTGCCACTCTGGGCGGTATGGCAAGCTTAATAGTATTTTTGGGATTCGGCAGATTCGCTTATACGCCTATTATTCCATATATGCAGGCAGGTGCCGGTATGAGCGATACGCTGGCCGGTGCAGTAGCTTCGACCAATTATTTAGGATATCTTCTGGGAACACTTGTTTTTATTTTCTTTAATAAAATGCGTTATATTTTATTTGTAATATCCCTTGCGGCTATAGCTGTATCTTCTGTTGCAATGGGGTTTACTTCGTCTCCTTTGTTGTGGCATTTGCTTAGATTTATTGCCGGTTTTGCCTGTGCCGTAGGTTTCATTTTATCCACAGCTATGTTGTTTGATTATCTGGCTGGGAGAAATGCCGTTCGTTACATGGGATGGCATTACAGCGGAGTCGGGACAGGGATAGCTATCAGCGGTGTTATAGTTCCTGTTTTCGGAATGATCGGCGGATGGAAGGGCGCATGGATTATGACGGGTATTACCGCTGGCATTATCAGTATTTTTGCAATCTTCTTGATAAAATCTTCTCCTGAATATATAAGTAAAAAAAGCGACAGGGTCACTAATTCGAGTGAGTTTAAAAGAAAAAAAGAGTTCTGGCTGTTGAGCATTGCTTATTTTATGGAGGGTTTCGGCTATGTTATAATAGGAACTTTTATGGTTGCAGCTGCGCAAAATTATCTGGGAGAATCCGGGGTCTCTTATATAGGCTGGATAGTGGTTGGGATATTTGCTGCTCCCTCAACTATTTTCTGGTTTTATGTTTCCGGAAAAACCGGTTTTCCACTTGCTTTAATCTATGCGTATACAGTACAGCTGGCAGGTCTGGTTTTGTTTGTAAGTCTTCAGAATACGATTGCTGTATTTATTGCTGCTATAACCTTTGGCGGGACATTTATGGGTATAGTTTCAATGAGTGTGACGTTTGGCAAAGAATTATGGGTTGAAAGATCTACACAAGCGGTGGCGATACTTACCACTTTTTTCAGTGTAGGCCAAATTATCGGCCCTTTTGTTGCCGGATTTCTCTCTGATGTATATAACAGCTTTACATACCCACTGTTGTTGTCATGCGTGGCTTTATTGTTCGGATTGATATTTCTTTTATATCTTAAAAAATCAGGAGGTAATTATGCCGTTTGTAAACATTAA
- a CDS encoding 4-oxalocrotonate tautomerase family protein, with the protein MPFVNIKITKDGATENQKKELIKGATQLLVDVLGKNPATTVVVIDEVETDNWGIGGETVTDRRNKN; encoded by the coding sequence ATGCCGTTTGTAAACATTAAAATCACAAAAGACGGGGCAACAGAGAATCAAAAAAAGGAACTTATTAAAGGAGCAACACAGTTGCTTGTTGATGTTCTTGGAAAAAATCCTGCCACCACTGTAGTAGTAATCGATGAAGTGGAGACCGACAACTGGGGGATAGGCGGCGAAACCGTTACGGATCGAAGGAATAAAAACTAA
- the tsaA gene encoding tRNA (N6-threonylcarbamoyladenosine(37)-N6)-methyltransferase TrmO has protein sequence MKKYTFEPIGFFYTDTAEVPRHWSVSEEKGRIVLEEKYKEGITDYSPGDKIMAIFVFHKSPEFSARNLRTKPPHKNEEKGVFSICSPVRPNPLGISVLKITKVENNIIYVKNIDMLNETPILDIKPFIPADK, from the coding sequence ATGAAAAAATACACGTTTGAACCTATAGGTTTTTTTTACACCGATACGGCTGAGGTCCCCCGGCATTGGAGCGTATCAGAAGAAAAGGGCAGAATAGTCCTTGAGGAAAAATATAAAGAAGGGATTACAGATTATTCACCCGGGGATAAAATCATGGCAATTTTCGTTTTCCACAAAAGCCCGGAATTTTCTGCCCGGAACCTCAGGACAAAACCTCCCCACAAAAATGAAGAAAAAGGCGTGTTCAGTATCTGTTCCCCGGTAAGGCCAAACCCGCTGGGAATCTCTGTCCTTAAAATTACAAAAGTTGAAAACAATATAATCTATGTAAAAAACATAGATATGCTGAATGAGACCCCGATTTTAGATATCAAGCCTTTTATACCTGCCGACAAATAG
- a CDS encoding ArsR/SmtB family transcription factor — protein sequence MLDKYANKFKAIGHPVRLRIVMGLAQKECNVTKICEGLELPQATISRHLALLRNLGIVEGVRDGHEICYSLVDDKIAKIVDLLMEEE from the coding sequence ATGCTGGATAAATATGCGAATAAATTTAAAGCAATCGGACATCCCGTCCGCCTCAGAATTGTTATGGGGCTGGCACAAAAGGAGTGTAATGTAACAAAAATCTGCGAAGGTTTGGAGCTGCCACAGGCAACAATAAGCAGGCATCTGGCTCTTCTCAGGAATCTTGGAATTGTTGAAGGGGTGCGGGACGGGCACGAAATATGTTATAGTTTAGTAGATGATAAAATAGCAAAAATTGTTGATTTGCTTATGGAGGAAGAATGA
- a CDS encoding TolC family protein, translating to MMRIFLAVCMVIFATTSFALQLNYQKGKELVLKNNNLIQAYQEKVKSSKYRYYQAKGGYLPDINISETYTNTDEPATAAFSTMSQGEFDMNYFSNELANPDSVENYETKVEVLQPVFMKGKIYFGIKQASGMNDIAELTSERIHQKVIYNYTKAFFGMSLAEKALEVTKKSYERTKKYYRMTKNFYENGMVVKSDLMVAKTHLLKNESAISEARKQVEVAQSRLQQVLGIDERVDIVWETPSFKTDKSLNKYLQTALSSREDLLALDKRLNIAELETKKSKFNFLPEVSLFANYKWNESDFMNGGAEGATFGAKVSFNLFNGFADYNKIRENKSDYLYMLNIKQDKKRKIKSQVKNAYYSIKAARKKLQAAEKQVEAAYEALSITQNRFREGLVKITALLDREVDVRQAELNMYMAEYELITGRARLLLNSGILK from the coding sequence ATGATGCGGATATTTTTGGCAGTTTGCATGGTTATATTTGCGACGACATCGTTTGCACTTCAGCTTAACTATCAAAAAGGGAAAGAACTTGTTCTGAAAAACAATAATCTGATTCAGGCCTATCAGGAAAAAGTTAAATCTTCCAAGTACAGATATTATCAGGCTAAAGGTGGGTATCTGCCTGATATCAATATTTCGGAAACCTACACAAATACGGATGAGCCTGCAACAGCTGCTTTTTCAACGATGTCTCAGGGTGAATTTGATATGAATTATTTTAGTAATGAACTGGCGAACCCTGACAGCGTGGAAAATTATGAGACAAAAGTGGAAGTTCTTCAACCGGTATTCATGAAAGGGAAAATATATTTCGGGATAAAGCAGGCATCCGGAATGAATGATATTGCGGAGCTGACTTCTGAGAGAATACACCAAAAGGTTATCTATAATTATACCAAAGCTTTTTTCGGCATGTCTTTGGCAGAAAAAGCATTGGAAGTTACAAAAAAATCATATGAAAGGACAAAAAAATATTACCGTATGACAAAGAATTTTTATGAAAACGGAATGGTTGTAAAAAGTGATTTGATGGTTGCAAAAACTCATCTGCTTAAAAACGAAAGTGCAATAAGTGAAGCACGGAAACAGGTGGAGGTCGCACAAAGCAGACTACAGCAGGTGCTTGGGATTGATGAAAGAGTTGATATTGTTTGGGAAACCCCCTCTTTCAAAACGGACAAATCGCTGAATAAATATCTGCAAACCGCTCTCAGCAGCAGGGAAGATCTGCTTGCTCTGGATAAGCGGCTTAACATAGCCGAGCTTGAAACCAAAAAATCGAAATTTAATTTTCTTCCTGAGGTGTCACTTTTTGCCAATTATAAATGGAATGAAAGTGACTTTATGAACGGGGGAGCTGAAGGAGCAACGTTCGGGGCAAAGGTTTCGTTCAATCTCTTTAACGGTTTTGCCGATTACAACAAGATCAGGGAAAACAAAAGTGATTATCTGTATATGCTTAATATAAAGCAGGATAAAAAACGTAAAATAAAATCGCAGGTCAAAAATGCATACTACAGTATAAAAGCCGCCCGAAAAAAACTTCAGGCTGCTGAAAAGCAAGTTGAAGCAGCTTATGAAGCTTTATCCATCACTCAAAACAGATTTAGGGAAGGTTTGGTTAAAATTACCGCACTGCTTGACAGGGAAGTGGACGTCAGGCAGGCGGAACTTAATATGTATATGGCGGAGTATGAGCTTATAACCGGCAGAGCCAGATTACTGCTAAATTCAGGTATATTGAAATAA
- a CDS encoding efflux RND transporter periplasmic adaptor subunit, giving the protein MKSWKGIFLMFLAVAVVSCSNAKTEKEASPYDKPDKFTVNTMVVHKEVREAKITFSGTVTSDKTVMLMPKIMGYIRSINVDIGDSFSKDEVLVNISSDELNARVKRAESTVKEALIGLKQAESGLRMAKMNKRKAEAQFNLAEKTYERYKRLIKSESVSQQEYDQVEAEYLSARESYDIAVENVNLAEKKLKQAGARLEQSRAVLSEARSYTDYKKIKAPFDGIVLQKLSEDGNLASPGSAVLKIGTNDKIVEAEIGESLFNNVFTGDNVTINYPSGNISFTAKIKNKSRQILPGSRKFIIETTADDKLPAGAYVKIILSKGQNEGIFIPKSAVKQVGQLSAAIVKEGARAKMRILKLGRETGGNVEVLSGLNGGEKLVLTDVELIESGDMLEEK; this is encoded by the coding sequence ATGAAAAGCTGGAAGGGTATTTTTTTAATGTTTTTGGCTGTTGCAGTCGTATCCTGTTCAAATGCCAAAACTGAAAAAGAAGCGTCACCATATGATAAACCGGATAAGTTTACAGTTAATACAATGGTGGTGCATAAAGAGGTTAGAGAGGCAAAAATCACTTTTTCAGGAACTGTTACCAGTGACAAGACGGTGATGCTGATGCCCAAAATTATGGGGTATATCCGTAGCATAAATGTTGATATAGGAGATTCTTTTAGTAAAGATGAAGTGCTTGTCAATATCAGCAGTGATGAGCTGAACGCCAGGGTGAAACGGGCAGAAAGTACGGTAAAAGAGGCACTTATAGGTTTGAAACAGGCTGAGTCCGGATTGAGAATGGCGAAGATGAACAAAAGAAAAGCAGAAGCACAGTTCAATCTGGCTGAAAAGACATATGAACGTTATAAAAGACTAATCAAAAGCGAAAGTGTCAGCCAGCAGGAGTATGATCAGGTGGAGGCTGAATACTTATCTGCCAGGGAATCCTATGATATAGCTGTTGAAAATGTAAATCTGGCCGAAAAGAAACTGAAACAGGCCGGAGCAAGGCTTGAACAATCCAGGGCTGTGCTTTCAGAAGCCCGGTCTTATACTGATTACAAAAAGATAAAAGCACCTTTTGACGGAATAGTGCTGCAGAAACTTTCTGAAGATGGCAACCTTGCTTCTCCCGGAAGTGCTGTACTGAAAATCGGCACCAATGATAAAATCGTTGAAGCGGAAATCGGAGAGAGTCTGTTTAATAATGTTTTTACAGGCGATAATGTTACGATAAATTACCCGTCCGGCAATATATCTTTCACTGCTAAAATTAAAAATAAATCCCGTCAGATATTACCTGGTTCCAGGAAATTTATTATTGAAACCACTGCCGATGATAAACTGCCTGCCGGTGCATATGTGAAGATAATACTAAGTAAAGGACAAAACGAAGGCATCTTTATACCAAAATCTGCAGTGAAGCAGGTGGGGCAGCTGAGCGCTGCAATTGTAAAGGAAGGTGCCCGGGCCAAGATGCGCATTCTGAAACTTGGCAGGGAAACAGGCGGTAATGTCGAAGTATTAAGCGGACTGAATGGGGGAGAAAAATTGGTTCTTACAGATGTGGAATTAATCGAATCCGGAGATATGCTGGAGGAGAAATAG